Proteins co-encoded in one Diaminobutyricimonas sp. LJ205 genomic window:
- a CDS encoding peptide deformylase, whose amino-acid sequence MTVREIRVFGDPVLRSPSDPVRPGDPRVAALVTDLLDTVRLPGRAGVAACQIGVGLRAFSYNIDGEVGYLLNPVLAEVSGEPTLIDEGCLSVPGFYFSRRRYPFARATGVDLDGKPVEVSGEGLMAQMLQHEIDHLDGHLFIEGLEGDTKREAMRAIRQAPWY is encoded by the coding sequence ATGACTGTGCGCGAAATCCGCGTCTTCGGAGACCCCGTGCTCCGCTCACCCTCCGACCCGGTCCGTCCCGGTGACCCGCGAGTCGCTGCCCTCGTGACCGACCTTCTGGACACGGTGCGGCTGCCCGGTCGAGCCGGCGTCGCCGCCTGCCAGATCGGTGTCGGCCTGCGCGCATTCAGCTACAACATCGACGGCGAGGTCGGGTACCTGCTCAACCCCGTGCTGGCCGAGGTGTCGGGGGAGCCCACCCTGATCGATGAGGGCTGCCTGTCGGTGCCCGGCTTCTACTTCTCCCGGAGGCGGTACCCGTTCGCCCGGGCCACCGGAGTGGACCTCGACGGCAAGCCGGTCGAGGTGTCCGGTGAAGGCCTGATGGCCCAAATGCTGCAGCACGAGATCGACCACCTCGATGGGCACCTGTTCATCGAGGGCCTCGAGGGCGACACCAAGCGCGAGGCCATGCGGGCGATCCGCCAGGCCCCCTGGTACTGA